One region of Ferrimicrobium sp. genomic DNA includes:
- a CDS encoding UvrD-helicase domain-containing protein, protein MLVKSNIEQQAILDAGMSGKERILAINALAGTGKTTTLTLLANGPLAKTNIHYITFNARAATDARKRFGSNTIASTAHSLAWQSRCPGTTSPMSAIFASRLVHGGLYGALVQVSENETRLRQSFTNVSRALRLERSGWRGGISPVLQVIDEFTKSPDMEISTRHIPKPIQILAKRMHATSHLDVLIKEAQRLWERQIDPQSTMPVSHSVYLKLASLDPEPIDAEVVFFDEAQDASAPMLRILEAHAGRGGRLVLVGDKYQHIYGWAGAMNAIDELATKYPDESLVLPLCRSYRFGQDIADSGNVFLNAMGAGYSLIGMGPPGEAVGYADTTTVLFRSNLRLIMEILSLVKADSGVKFHVVGGTKDIGYMLNDLAGLFEGRLAKSGELCGFADWEELTEFSETPLGSGYRPLVNLVERMGGAVGGVLRVLNMNESNAKKAEVVLATAHKAKGAQWGSVTLSREFRNVWEASVSTHGDNVAYTLPDHEEMALQYVAATRAETLLADSGLVPFVNEHLRLMHFGGTPEGARIIPKARRQPTHVGQPRDSHTTDVSDLANAKTNRYAGSLFDG, encoded by the coding sequence GTGTTGGTTAAGTCAAATATTGAACAACAAGCCATCCTGGATGCTGGAATGAGTGGAAAGGAGCGCATCCTAGCCATCAACGCATTGGCAGGCACTGGGAAGACAACTACCCTCACTTTGCTTGCGAATGGGCCACTTGCAAAGACGAACATCCACTACATCACCTTTAACGCACGAGCAGCAACAGACGCGCGCAAACGGTTCGGATCCAACACGATTGCTAGTACGGCTCATTCGCTCGCATGGCAGTCGCGCTGTCCAGGTACAACATCGCCAATGTCAGCGATCTTTGCCTCACGGTTGGTACACGGGGGCCTATATGGGGCCCTGGTGCAGGTGAGCGAGAACGAGACTCGCCTGCGTCAATCCTTTACCAACGTATCGCGAGCGTTGCGGCTAGAGCGATCTGGATGGCGTGGAGGGATCTCGCCGGTACTCCAGGTGATCGACGAGTTTACTAAATCTCCAGATATGGAGATTTCCACCAGGCATATCCCTAAACCGATTCAGATCCTTGCAAAGCGGATGCACGCTACGAGCCACTTAGACGTGTTGATCAAGGAGGCTCAGCGGTTATGGGAACGCCAGATCGACCCACAATCAACGATGCCCGTTTCGCACAGCGTCTATCTCAAACTGGCATCCCTTGATCCTGAACCTATCGATGCTGAGGTCGTCTTCTTCGACGAAGCACAGGACGCCTCTGCACCAATGTTGCGCATCCTTGAGGCCCATGCTGGCCGTGGTGGACGACTGGTGCTCGTCGGCGACAAGTATCAACACATCTATGGATGGGCTGGGGCCATGAATGCGATCGACGAGCTGGCGACCAAGTATCCTGATGAGTCACTAGTGCTGCCGCTCTGTCGATCATACCGATTCGGTCAAGACATCGCCGACTCAGGGAATGTCTTCCTCAATGCAATGGGGGCTGGCTACTCCCTCATCGGCATGGGACCTCCAGGGGAGGCCGTTGGGTATGCAGACACGACGACGGTCCTCTTCCGCTCAAACCTGCGGTTGATCATGGAGATTCTCTCCCTTGTAAAAGCTGATTCTGGGGTTAAGTTCCATGTGGTAGGTGGCACCAAGGACATCGGTTACATGTTGAACGATCTGGCTGGCCTCTTCGAGGGCAGGCTCGCCAAGAGCGGAGAGTTGTGCGGCTTTGCTGACTGGGAGGAGCTCACCGAGTTCAGCGAGACTCCGCTGGGGTCTGGATATCGCCCACTTGTCAATCTTGTAGAGCGCATGGGAGGAGCGGTTGGCGGTGTATTGCGAGTACTCAACATGAACGAGAGCAATGCAAAGAAGGCTGAAGTAGTTCTTGCGACCGCGCACAAGGCAAAGGGGGCACAGTGGGGATCCGTTACGCTCTCTCGAGAGTTTCGCAATGTCTGGGAAGCCTCGGTTTCAACACACGGCGATAATGTTGCCTATACACTCCCTGATCACGAGGAGATGGCCCTCCAGTACGTGGCTGCTACTCGTGCTGAGACTCTGCTAGCCGATTCTGGGCTTGTACCGTTCGTGAACGAACATCTCCGCCTGATGCACTTTGGAGGCACGCCAGAAGGCGCACGGATCATTCCAAAGGCTCGGCGCCAGCCAACTCATGTGGGGCAACCACGAGATTCACATACCACAGACGTGAGTGATTTGGCTAACGCCAAGACCAACAGGTACGCGGGTTCGTTGTTTGACGGCTAA
- a CDS encoding helix-turn-helix domain-containing protein, protein MTTMPSDATNTSEVPLLLDSRGAGELLGLHYKTVERLAHAGRLPGVKLGKAWRFSRDSLIQFCGSQTGSGELAP, encoded by the coding sequence ATGACTACAATGCCTTCAGATGCCACTAATACTTCCGAAGTCCCCCTATTACTAGACTCTCGCGGGGCCGGTGAGCTACTGGGCTTGCACTACAAGACGGTGGAACGCCTTGCCCATGCTGGGCGACTTCCTGGGGTCAAACTTGGCAAGGCATGGCGCTTCTCTCGTGATTCGTTGATCCAATTCTGTGGTAGCCAAACTGGATCCGGTGAGCTTGCTCCTTAA
- a CDS encoding site-specific integrase yields MRGSITPHKGQPDTWRLQVYLGQDPATGRERRKTKVFHGPRRQAEKALNEMVSSVGQEVTTPSSATVEYLLEEWLRFCRGKDLAVRTYDDYQWHAYHRLIPAIGSIPLNALTVKDLDDLYAGLHAQGYSASTIRHAHAVIRLALGQAIRWGWIERNVARLATLPRVAPAPVTAPSVEELQAIMEEMAKSNPQFTAIIGLAALTGARRGELLGLHWNDIDLPHSLLWIRRGLNYTPATGVVVGPTKTKRERRVLLDSVGSSIVLVQQQMLTDACTKLMIKRADNPWLFFGDVDGSKPLHPDSISAAFRRVAKKLDIEGIHFHSLRHFTATQLIAAGVDIRTVSGRLGHANASMTLGIYSHVLEAKDREAGEIMGRLLKP; encoded by the coding sequence ATGCGCGGAAGTATCACTCCCCACAAGGGCCAACCGGATACCTGGCGATTGCAGGTTTACTTAGGTCAAGATCCCGCTACTGGCAGGGAGCGGCGCAAGACTAAGGTCTTCCACGGGCCGCGTAGACAGGCGGAGAAGGCTCTCAACGAGATGGTCTCTAGCGTCGGACAGGAAGTTACCACTCCGAGTTCGGCCACAGTGGAGTACCTGTTGGAGGAGTGGCTGCGCTTTTGTAGAGGTAAAGACCTTGCGGTACGCACCTACGACGATTACCAGTGGCATGCGTACCATCGGCTCATCCCCGCCATAGGCAGTATTCCACTAAACGCTCTGACGGTCAAGGACTTAGATGACCTATATGCGGGATTGCATGCGCAGGGCTACTCCGCGTCGACCATCCGTCACGCGCATGCCGTTATTAGACTTGCGCTTGGACAGGCGATTCGGTGGGGTTGGATAGAACGCAATGTTGCACGACTGGCTACACTTCCCCGTGTAGCACCAGCCCCGGTCACGGCCCCGTCTGTTGAAGAGTTGCAGGCCATCATGGAAGAGATGGCCAAATCTAATCCCCAGTTCACAGCGATTATTGGACTCGCCGCACTTACCGGGGCTCGCCGTGGAGAGTTGCTTGGTTTGCACTGGAACGATATTGATCTCCCTCATTCCCTCCTTTGGATTCGTCGTGGCCTCAACTACACGCCAGCAACAGGGGTTGTGGTCGGACCAACGAAGACCAAGCGAGAGCGTAGAGTATTGCTCGATAGTGTTGGGAGCAGCATTGTTTTGGTTCAACAGCAGATGCTCACCGATGCTTGTACCAAGCTTATGATCAAGCGAGCTGACAACCCTTGGTTGTTTTTCGGTGATGTTGATGGGTCAAAGCCTCTGCACCCTGACAGTATCAGCGCTGCATTTCGGAGAGTTGCCAAGAAACTCGATATCGAGGGTATCCACTTTCACAGCCTTCGACACTTCACGGCCACTCAACTTATCGCTGCTGGGGTAGACATCCGCACGGTCTCCGGAAGGCTTGGACACGCCAATGCTTCGATGACATTAGGAATCTATAGTCATGTCCTCGAGGCCAAGGATCGCGAGGCGGGGGAGATCATGGGACGGCTTTTGAAGCCGTGA
- a CDS encoding AURKAIP1/COX24 domain-containing protein, which translates to MGSLIKKRRKRMRKKKHKKMLKKTRWQRRAGR; encoded by the coding sequence ATGGGATCATTGATTAAGAAGCGCCGCAAGCGCATGCGCAAAAAAAAGCACAAGAAGATGTTGAAGAAGACGCGCTGGCAGCGACGCGCTGGTCGTTAA
- a CDS encoding 4-(cytidine 5'-diphospho)-2-C-methyl-D-erythritol kinase: protein MALQLEAPAKLTTRFKIVSRRADGYHEVEADMVSLSLGDGLSICVTQEPSVVTMVADPLLGGASRYEVGVDGTNSVVRALDFLGVSAHVVVNKRIPYGAGLGGGSSDAAAILRHFGYRGDLREVARLGADVPPSLVGGHVRVGGIGDQVEALEEIERHYVLFLPDFSISTVAVYGAFDRVGSDGGDNDLFLAACEVEPKLRALGEELHARFLRPVLLAGSGSTLFMEGSFAELGLVAERGDPAAHATMLSSAVGEVVAIGCHTLPRLRRATTTSKE from the coding sequence TTGGCGCTCCAGCTTGAGGCACCTGCGAAGCTGACGACTCGCTTCAAAATCGTCTCTCGCCGGGCCGATGGATACCATGAAGTGGAAGCCGATATGGTCTCGCTCTCTCTTGGGGACGGGCTCTCCATCTGCGTAACGCAAGAACCAAGCGTGGTGACGATGGTTGCCGATCCTCTCTTGGGTGGAGCCAGCCGCTACGAGGTCGGGGTTGATGGTACGAATTCTGTTGTGCGTGCCCTTGATTTCTTGGGCGTGTCGGCTCATGTCGTGGTGAACAAACGTATTCCTTACGGGGCGGGTTTGGGTGGCGGTTCCAGTGACGCGGCTGCCATACTGCGCCATTTTGGTTATCGTGGGGACCTTCGTGAGGTTGCGCGCCTCGGAGCCGATGTCCCGCCTTCCTTGGTCGGGGGACATGTGCGTGTGGGAGGGATCGGCGACCAGGTCGAAGCGCTAGAGGAGATTGAACGACATTATGTCCTCTTTCTACCCGATTTCTCGATCTCTACGGTTGCTGTCTATGGGGCCTTTGATCGAGTGGGTAGCGATGGGGGTGATAATGATCTCTTCTTGGCAGCCTGCGAAGTAGAGCCGAAACTGCGTGCGTTGGGTGAGGAGTTGCATGCGAGGTTCCTTCGACCGGTCCTGCTCGCTGGCTCAGGCTCAACGCTGTTCATGGAGGGGAGTTTTGCAGAGCTTGGTCTTGTGGCGGAGCGAGGTGATCCCGCGGCACATGCCACAATGTTGTCGAGCGCGGTGGGAGAGGTGGTAGCGATCGGATGCCACACATTGCCACGCCTTCGCCGAGCTACAACGACGTCAAAAGAATAA
- the rsmA gene encoding 16S rRNA (adenine(1518)-N(6)/adenine(1519)-N(6))-dimethyltransferase RsmA, with the protein MTTGVSKSELHRRLFSQGFEPSRALGQNFLVDANIARKIAHESSRRQHARVIEVGPGAGSLTVFLAEFFEQVVAIEADRALTAELQSTLLERGITNVEVINGDILAFDFVHPGIDLLPTVVVGNLPYNIASQILLRVLECAWYVESMVVMVQAEMADRLLAPVGSRSCSAFGVHVALMASTRAVLTVPPSVFVPPPKVGSKVIRLDRVRDPLSVVDPRLYATIVWVVRLAFGHRRQMLRRVLTPEQGAVVGELGIAVTRRPESLLLDEWIAIGRALEEAGLGAPA; encoded by the coding sequence TTGACCACAGGTGTATCGAAATCTGAACTACATCGCCGGTTGTTCTCGCAAGGCTTCGAGCCTTCCCGCGCACTCGGCCAAAACTTCCTCGTCGATGCCAACATCGCTCGAAAGATAGCTCATGAGTCCTCTCGAAGGCAGCATGCTCGGGTGATTGAGGTTGGTCCTGGTGCGGGGTCGTTGACCGTCTTTCTTGCTGAGTTCTTTGAGCAAGTGGTGGCGATCGAGGCAGATCGTGCACTCACGGCCGAGTTGCAATCGACACTGTTGGAGCGGGGAATCACGAACGTTGAGGTCATCAACGGTGATATCCTGGCTTTCGACTTTGTTCATCCGGGGATCGATCTTCTCCCAACTGTCGTCGTCGGCAACCTGCCGTATAATATCGCCTCCCAAATCCTCCTTCGTGTACTCGAATGCGCATGGTATGTTGAGTCGATGGTGGTGATGGTGCAGGCCGAGATGGCCGACCGATTGTTGGCGCCCGTGGGAAGCCGCAGTTGCTCGGCATTTGGCGTTCACGTGGCACTCATGGCGAGCACCCGTGCGGTGCTCACGGTACCGCCTTCGGTCTTCGTGCCCCCACCAAAGGTGGGCTCGAAGGTGATTCGTCTCGACCGAGTGCGGGATCCTCTCTCAGTAGTCGATCCACGGCTGTATGCAACCATCGTTTGGGTTGTTCGTCTGGCCTTTGGTCATCGTCGTCAGATGTTGCGAAGAGTGTTGACCCCGGAACAGGGAGCTGTTGTTGGGGAACTAGGCATTGCGGTGACGCGCCGTCCCGAGTCCTTGCTCCTCGATGAGTGGATCGCTATCGGACGGGCCCTTGAGGAGGCTGGCCTTGGCGCTCCAGCTTGA
- a CDS encoding septal ring lytic transglycosylase RlpA family protein, with amino-acid sequence MSRVVPIGVGVASLVATSWAVATPSGSYSLTSDLTAGRQLTTVHTSSSVGSGSLPVLYSSTSEVTLLNENGLAVVAGLGSIADATAGMTQLVAPLTPPPGPPPIPLPVATPPPPPPPPPPPPPEYSQTGVVSWYASPAGTCASPGLPFGTVVTVTNANTGASTQCVVNDRGPYVGGRILDLSPASFANIAPLGQGLTPAVLHWP; translated from the coding sequence GTGAGTAGGGTAGTGCCGATTGGTGTCGGTGTTGCTTCGCTTGTCGCGACCAGTTGGGCGGTTGCGACGCCGTCAGGGAGTTATTCTCTGACGAGTGATCTCACCGCTGGGCGCCAGCTAACCACTGTTCACACTTCATCGAGTGTTGGCAGCGGATCGCTCCCAGTTTTGTATTCATCGACATCTGAGGTCACACTCTTGAATGAGAATGGTCTGGCCGTTGTTGCCGGCTTGGGGTCAATTGCAGATGCTACTGCAGGAATGACGCAGCTGGTTGCACCCCTAACCCCACCTCCCGGCCCGCCGCCGATTCCCCTGCCGGTGGCGACACCACCTCCTCCACCACCTCCACCACCACCTCCTCCTCCTGAGTACAGCCAGACAGGTGTTGTTTCGTGGTATGCTTCACCCGCGGGGACTTGCGCGTCGCCCGGTTTGCCGTTTGGGACCGTTGTGACGGTGACCAATGCCAATACCGGTGCCTCAACTCAGTGCGTAGTCAACGATCGGGGTCCGTACGTGGGTGGTCGCATTCTTGATCTCTCTCCCGCCTCATTTGCGAACATTGCGCCGCTTGGCCAAGGACTCACACCGGCGGTACTACACTGGCCATAA
- a CDS encoding TatD family hydrolase, with translation MWFDSHAHPSAQGWSDELDAMREQGVGGFVAVGTSVESSTEMVRLSRELRQEHPELTIGVAVGIHPHDADSASKESLETLEGMIKENSEIVCGVGECGLDLFYEYSNPQHQEAAFRAQIALAKRFDRTLVIHTRDAWEDTFRIFDDEGVPDRLIMHCFVGGPLEARRSLDYGAYLSFSGIATFKNAEDVRQAFLVAPLERVLVETDAPYLAPVPLRGRPNHIGNVAITGSFLAELRGIEPTKFAGRTWQNTIEVFQLQHKDR, from the coding sequence ATGTGGTTCGATTCACACGCCCACCCGAGTGCCCAGGGTTGGAGCGATGAACTCGATGCAATGAGGGAACAGGGAGTAGGTGGCTTCGTGGCGGTCGGCACCTCGGTCGAATCGTCCACGGAGATGGTACGGCTCTCCCGCGAACTGCGCCAAGAACACCCTGAGTTGACCATCGGGGTTGCGGTGGGGATTCACCCACACGATGCGGACTCGGCGAGCAAGGAGAGCCTCGAGACTCTCGAAGGGATGATCAAAGAGAACTCCGAGATCGTCTGTGGGGTTGGCGAGTGTGGACTCGATCTGTTCTATGAGTACTCGAATCCACAACACCAGGAAGCGGCGTTCCGGGCCCAGATCGCTCTAGCGAAACGCTTTGATCGGACACTTGTCATCCACACCCGCGATGCCTGGGAGGATACATTCCGGATCTTCGATGATGAAGGCGTTCCAGACCGCCTGATTATGCATTGCTTCGTTGGCGGCCCTCTTGAGGCGAGAAGATCGCTCGACTATGGTGCCTATCTGTCGTTCTCAGGGATTGCAACCTTCAAGAACGCCGAGGACGTCCGTCAGGCTTTTTTGGTCGCTCCTTTGGAACGGGTTTTGGTCGAGACTGATGCACCCTACTTGGCACCGGTACCCCTTCGGGGCCGGCCGAATCACATTGGCAACGTGGCGATCACCGGTTCGTTTCTTGCCGAACTTCGAGGCATCGAACCCACGAAATTCGCGGGCCGGACGTGGCAGAATACCATAGAAGTATTTCAATTACAGCACAAAGATCGATAA
- the metG gene encoding methionine--tRNA ligase codes for MSRFYITTPIFYVNGDPHLGTAYAAINADAFARWHRLLGDEVLFLTGTDEHGLKIQQSAEEHQISPQAWVDQTATRFVGAWKELAISFDDFIRTTQDRHHQTVQKFLTAIYENGFIEKGYYVGLYCVACEAYYEESELLDGNRCPVHERPVSEMSEENYFFKLSAFTDKLIALYESGKIQVTPEFRVNEVLGFLRQGLKDISITRTSITWGVQVPWDDQHVFYVWYDALINYLTAIGYGEDDTRFADWWPAVHHLLGKDIIRFHAVWWPAMCLAAGIEPPSQLLVSGWLLVDGAKMSKSSHNQIDPLSVVRELSSDALRYYLLSATSFGSDGDVSLERLRATYNADLANDLGNLVSRTVALIVQKLGGRTPPVPALDERIDRLQAMWLEGVAAWNEFRPNAAIGAAMEMVRFSNSLLEQYEPWRQPVDDPASVWCLGVVREALRLVTALLMPAVPDASAGVLVRLGWRELGPLEWITGGEVCELARAEPLFPRLVKGVR; via the coding sequence ATGAGTCGCTTCTATATTACGACACCCATCTTCTATGTGAACGGTGATCCGCACCTGGGCACCGCCTACGCCGCGATCAATGCAGATGCCTTTGCTCGTTGGCATCGGTTGCTCGGGGACGAGGTCCTTTTCCTGACGGGAACTGATGAGCATGGGTTGAAGATTCAGCAGTCAGCCGAGGAGCACCAGATATCGCCGCAGGCCTGGGTCGACCAGACCGCTACCCGGTTCGTGGGTGCGTGGAAAGAGCTTGCGATCTCTTTCGATGATTTCATCCGGACAACACAGGATCGTCATCATCAGACCGTCCAAAAGTTCTTGACTGCTATCTACGAGAATGGTTTCATCGAGAAGGGTTACTACGTCGGTCTCTACTGCGTTGCCTGTGAGGCCTACTACGAGGAGAGCGAACTCCTTGACGGCAACCGGTGTCCCGTGCACGAGCGACCAGTCTCCGAGATGAGTGAGGAGAATTACTTCTTTAAACTCTCCGCATTTACTGATAAGTTGATTGCACTCTACGAATCGGGAAAGATTCAGGTGACACCGGAATTTCGAGTCAACGAGGTTCTTGGTTTTCTCCGACAGGGGCTCAAGGATATCTCGATTACGCGGACATCGATTACCTGGGGTGTGCAGGTACCATGGGATGATCAGCACGTGTTCTACGTTTGGTATGATGCTCTGATTAATTACCTTACTGCTATCGGCTATGGAGAAGATGACACCCGGTTCGCGGATTGGTGGCCGGCGGTTCATCACCTGTTAGGTAAGGATATCATTCGTTTTCACGCTGTCTGGTGGCCAGCGATGTGTTTGGCGGCGGGTATCGAGCCCCCATCACAGCTGCTCGTGAGTGGATGGCTCTTAGTGGATGGCGCGAAAATGTCGAAGTCAAGCCACAATCAAATCGATCCACTGAGTGTCGTCCGTGAGCTATCCTCTGATGCGCTTCGTTATTACTTACTTTCTGCTACTAGTTTCGGATCGGATGGTGACGTCTCACTCGAGCGTTTACGTGCGACCTATAACGCTGATCTTGCGAATGATCTTGGTAATCTCGTCTCACGAACGGTCGCTCTGATTGTGCAAAAATTGGGGGGCAGGACCCCACCCGTTCCAGCCTTAGATGAGAGAATTGATCGCTTACAAGCGATGTGGTTAGAAGGAGTGGCTGCGTGGAATGAGTTCCGTCCAAACGCTGCCATTGGTGCGGCTATGGAGATGGTGCGCTTCTCCAACTCGTTGCTTGAGCAGTACGAGCCGTGGCGCCAACCTGTGGACGACCCTGCAAGTGTATGGTGTCTCGGTGTGGTCAGGGAGGCGCTTCGACTCGTCACGGCGCTTCTCATGCCTGCAGTCCCGGACGCGAGCGCGGGAGTGCTCGTGCGGTTGGGGTGGCGTGAGCTAGGACCTCTCGAATGGATCACTGGCGGAGAGGTGTGCGAACTTGCGCGTGCTGAACCGTTGTTTCCGCGCTTAGTCAAAGGAGTTCGTTGA
- the rsmI gene encoding 16S rRNA (cytidine(1402)-2'-O)-methyltransferase, with protein sequence MSCTLFVVGTPIGNLGDFSPRARECLSTVDLVIAEDSRVLGRLCHLVGITPREVRSYQGRQHITEVEFLASLETGDVALVSDAGMPGVSDPGAGFVELTLRHGGTVRVIPGASVLTAALALWPRIASTACFYGFLPRRGVERSQMVANVMRAHSVGVILESPRRLHETCTELAAHDPSRQVLLLGELTKLHESMHWMTLSEALEWLAGTEPKGEWAIVVEEAPAVAPSAVEGDRLLHALAASTLGTKEAAAIYAQVQAVPNRDAYQLMLSSRSNGTRSS encoded by the coding sequence ATGAGTTGTACGCTCTTTGTGGTCGGTACTCCGATCGGCAATCTCGGAGACTTCAGCCCGCGCGCTCGCGAGTGCTTGAGCACGGTCGATCTTGTGATAGCGGAGGACTCTCGCGTCCTTGGTCGACTCTGTCATCTGGTGGGGATCACCCCCCGCGAGGTCCGCAGCTATCAAGGCAGGCAGCACATCACAGAGGTGGAGTTTCTCGCCTCCCTGGAGACCGGTGATGTGGCACTCGTCTCGGATGCAGGCATGCCCGGTGTGTCGGATCCCGGAGCTGGGTTCGTGGAACTCACCCTTCGTCATGGTGGCACGGTTCGCGTGATTCCAGGAGCGTCGGTGCTCACCGCAGCATTGGCGCTTTGGCCGAGAATAGCGAGTACAGCCTGCTTCTATGGGTTTCTCCCTCGTCGTGGCGTGGAACGGTCGCAGATGGTCGCAAACGTGATGAGGGCCCACTCTGTCGGAGTCATCCTGGAATCGCCTCGACGGTTGCACGAGACATGTACGGAGCTTGCTGCGCACGATCCTTCTCGCCAGGTGCTGCTGCTTGGTGAATTAACCAAACTGCACGAATCCATGCACTGGATGACCCTCTCCGAAGCCCTGGAGTGGCTCGCGGGTACGGAGCCCAAAGGGGAATGGGCAATTGTAGTCGAAGAGGCCCCAGCAGTAGCACCATCCGCAGTCGAGGGTGATCGATTGCTGCACGCACTCGCCGCATCGACGCTGGGAACCAAGGAGGCGGCCGCAATCTATGCGCAGGTTCAAGCGGTGCCCAACCGGGATGCCTATCAACTGATGCTCTCGAGTCGATCCAATGGAACGCGGTCGAGTTAA
- the ychF gene encoding redox-regulated ATPase YchF, producing MERLGLVGLANAGKSTLYNALTGSATLVAPHPFSTTESVVGEAVVPDERLHKLAVLHESKKLVYAHIQVADIAGLVSGSSTGAGLGNRFLGQIREVDGIVYVLRAFEDDQIPGESDPLSSLETLELELTLADLGSIEGTLDRRKRAARADKSLGGEIEALEVARAALEEGTPIYRAGLSGEVLAILHNSFLLTNKRVLAVINTDEETPQGDPELEAKVAAQLGGDPVVLSASLKLESELVRLSQEEREEMLEALGIERPALDRIAEAAYRALDRRTFFTTGDKESHAWTFRAGSNAVACAGVIHSDLARGFIRAEVIFWEDLLAIGSWSKAKAAGKLRLEGKDYLVADGDVLEIRFNV from the coding sequence ATGGAACGTCTCGGCCTGGTTGGCCTCGCAAACGCTGGCAAATCGACCCTCTATAACGCGCTCACGGGGTCGGCGACCTTGGTGGCGCCTCATCCCTTCTCGACCACGGAGAGCGTGGTGGGAGAGGCGGTTGTGCCTGATGAACGGCTGCACAAGCTCGCGGTGTTACATGAGTCGAAGAAACTCGTCTATGCCCATATCCAGGTCGCCGACATCGCGGGACTTGTTTCAGGGAGTTCCACCGGTGCGGGATTAGGCAATCGCTTTCTCGGCCAGATTCGTGAAGTCGACGGCATTGTCTATGTCCTACGGGCTTTTGAAGATGATCAGATACCAGGGGAGAGTGACCCGCTGTCGAGTCTGGAGACGCTCGAGCTAGAGTTGACGCTCGCCGATCTCGGGAGCATTGAGGGCACCCTCGATCGGAGAAAACGTGCCGCGCGAGCTGATAAGAGCCTCGGTGGAGAGATCGAAGCCCTAGAGGTCGCTCGTGCCGCACTGGAGGAGGGGACACCTATTTACCGAGCTGGCTTGAGTGGCGAGGTGCTCGCCATCTTGCACAACTCCTTTCTCCTGACCAATAAGCGAGTCTTGGCGGTCATCAACACCGACGAGGAGACTCCACAAGGTGATCCAGAGCTCGAAGCAAAGGTGGCGGCGCAACTCGGCGGTGATCCGGTGGTGCTTTCAGCAAGTCTCAAACTCGAATCCGAACTGGTTCGTCTCAGCCAGGAGGAGCGAGAGGAGATGTTAGAGGCACTTGGTATCGAGCGCCCGGCGCTTGATCGTATCGCCGAGGCTGCCTATCGCGCCCTCGATCGGCGTACGTTCTTCACCACTGGCGATAAGGAGTCCCACGCCTGGACCTTCCGTGCGGGTTCCAACGCGGTGGCGTGCGCTGGAGTGATTCATTCTGACCTCGCCCGTGGATTTATCCGTGCCGAGGTTATCTTCTGGGAGGATCTCTTGGCGATCGGATCGTGGTCGAAGGCGAAGGCGGCGGGCAAGCTGAGATTGGAGGGCAAGGACTATCTTGTCGCCGATGGTGATGTCCTCGAGATTCGTTTTAACGTGTAA